In Solanum pennellii chromosome 3, SPENNV200, a single window of DNA contains:
- the LOC107014922 gene encoding uncharacterized protein LOC107014922 isoform X2 codes for MKSWENCCLVSNTFVWVAAPDLGSEDVYGVWRIDDTDHSFSTQPFRIKYARQDILLSMMVSFNLSLNKHEGPSTSGVILKFELFYAPILENGTSLQDSSDASPAAVHEFRLPSKALLGLHSYCPVHFDVFHAVLVDVSVHISLLKSGVHTSSKKVPSDPRVDKDSDNEDYNLGKQEMLIKALSSARDILLEELEKISKAINQSIDLTDFTSKFDDKQASQFPASADTDLMNDEAAREVPSKILNGTKKLEDGVLQSQSKDELLQLYHSLGDQVFYLWSMFMRFHRTHKTSIMDFLREQWAIDRRAEWSIWMVHSKVEMPHQYISSDIDSSSYHGSRGRAPVLRKISEDPAQTAAMRADLHRKSIAQMRINSRSIQDMHIFGDPSRIPIVIVERVVNAPLRSTSGNSYFIHREPKDANSLLVETHSKGTKKIHGAIPCQNGRVLKIVVFVHGFQGHHLDLRLVRNQWLLIDPKMEFLMSEVNEEKTAGDFREMGLRLAQEVTSFIKKKMDKASRSGNLKTIKLSFVGHSIGNIILRTALTESIMEPYLRFLHTYVSVSGPHLGYLYSSNSLFNSGLWLLKKLKGTPCIHQLTFTDDPDLRNTFLYKLCKQRSLENFKNIILLSSPQDGYVPYHSARIEMCQASSGDSSKKGKVFLEMLNECLDQIRAQSSEHRVFMRCDVNFDITLQGRNLNTIIGRAAHIEFLESDIFAKFVMWSFPELFT; via the exons ATGAAG TCATGGGAGAACTGTTGTCTGGTGAGTAATACCTTTGTTTGGGTTGCAGCTCCTGATTTGGGTTCCGAAGATGTATATGGTGTATGGAGAATTGATGATACAGATCATAGTTTCTCCACACAGCCTTTCCGAATCAAATATGCGAGGCAGGATATTCTTCTCTCCATGATGGTCTCCTTCAACTTATCTCTGAACAAACATGAG GGCCCATCGACATCTGGTGTCATTCTGAAATTTGAGCTTTTCTATGCACCTATATTGGAGAATGG GACTAGTCTACAGGATTCCTCGGATGCTTCTCCTGCTGCAGTCCATGAATTTCGTCTTCCATCCAAAGCTCTTCTAGGGTTGCACTCTTATTGTCCTGTACATTTTGATGTTTTTCATGCAGTACTGGTTGATGTGAGTGTGCACATCAGCCTTTTGAAAAGTGGTGTTCACACTTCCTCAAAGAAGGTACCAAG TGACCCTCGTGTGGATAAAGATAGTGATAATGAAGATTACAATCTGGGAAAACAA GAAATGCTTATTAAAGCCCTTTCAAGTGCACGGGACATACTTCTTGAGGAGCTAGAAAAAATTAGCAAGGCTATAAATCAGTCTATCGATCTTACTGATTTTACTTCGAAGTTCGACGATAAACAAGCGTCCCAATTTCCTGCAAGTGCGGACACAGACTTGATGAATGATGAGGCTGCAAGAGAAGTGCCAAGCAAGATACTGAATGGCACCAAG AAACTAGAAGATGGAGTTCTCCAGTCTCAATCTAAGGATGAGTTACTCCAGTTGTATCATTCCCTTGGAGACCAAGTCTTTTACTTATGGAGTATGTTTATGAGGTTTCACAG GACTCATAAGACATCAATTATGGATTTTCTGCGTGAGCAATGGGCTATTGATCGAAGAGCTGAATGGTCAATATGGATGGTTCATTCTAAAGTTGAAATGCCTCACCAATACATAAGTAGTGACATTGATAGCTCTTCTTACCATGGTTCCCGTGGGAGAGCACCTGTCCTGCGGAAGATATCGGAGGAT CCTGCACAGACTGCAGCTATGAGAGCTGATCTTCATAGAAAAAGTATTGCACAAATGAGG ATCAACAGTCGATCTATCCAAGACATGCATATATTTGGAGATCCATCACGCATCCCAATTGTAATTGTAGAGCGTGTTGTTAATGCACCTTTGCGGTCAACAAGTGGAAATTCATACTTCATCCACCGGGAGCCAAAAGATGCAAATAGCTTGCTAGTTGAGACACACTCTAAAGGCACAAAAAAGATTCATGGCGCAATCCCATGTCAAAATGGCCGTGTTTTGAAGATTGTGGTTTTTGTCCATGGATTCCAG GGACATCATTTAGACTTGCGCCTTGTTCGAAACCAGTGGCTTTTAATAGATCCCAAGATGGAGTTTCTTATGTCAGAagttaatgaagaaaaaacagCGGGAGACTTTAGAGAAATGGGCTTAAGACTGGCACAAGAAGTAACTTCTTTCATAAAAAAGAAGATGGACAAAGCCTCAAGATCTGGAAATTTGAAGACTATTAAGCTAAGTTTTGTTGGACATTCCATTGGGAACATCATATTAAGAACAGCTTTAACAG AGAGCATCATGGAACCATATCTCAGGTTCCTTCACACGTATGTTTCTGTATCTGGTCCACATCTAGGTTACCTGTACAGTTCAAATTCTTTGTTCAATTCTGGGTTGTGGCTCTTGAAGAAGCTCAAGGGCACACCATGCATACATCAGCTTACATTTACAGATGATCCTGATCTCCGGAATACATTCTTGTACAAACTTTGCAAG CAAAGGTCCTTGGAAAATTTCaagaatattattttgttatcttcACCTCAG GATGGTTATGTTCCATATCATTCTGCAAGAATCGAGATGTGTCAAGCATCTTCAGGGGACAGCTCAAAAAAGGGAAAAGTATTTCTGGAGATGCTGAATGAATGCTTGGACCAGATACGTGCTCAGTCATCCGAGCATCGAGTATTCATGAGGTGCGATGTCAACTTTGACATAACATTGCAAGGAAGGAACTTGAATACGATAATCGGAAGGGCTGCTCATATAGAGTTCTTGGAGTCTGACATTTTTGCCAAGTTCGTAATGTGGTCATTTCCTGAGTTGTTTACATGA
- the LOC107014922 gene encoding protein FAM135B-like isoform X1: MSVILRRLRWMIAGLNKGTPVTPKRLHSADVRPVPLSPLSKQQQLQLLKSYYESKSEHRKPKQPMLEAVHEISIYIHRFHNLDLFQQGWYQIKITMRWENGDDGVLGTPSRVIQYEAPDLGSEDVYGVWRIDDTDHSFSTQPFRIKYARQDILLSMMVSFNLSLNKHEGPSTSGVILKFELFYAPILENGTSLQDSSDASPAAVHEFRLPSKALLGLHSYCPVHFDVFHAVLVDVSVHISLLKSGVHTSSKKVPSDPRVDKDSDNEDYNLGKQEMLIKALSSARDILLEELEKISKAINQSIDLTDFTSKFDDKQASQFPASADTDLMNDEAAREVPSKILNGTKKLEDGVLQSQSKDELLQLYHSLGDQVFYLWSMFMRFHRTHKTSIMDFLREQWAIDRRAEWSIWMVHSKVEMPHQYISSDIDSSSYHGSRGRAPVLRKISEDPAQTAAMRADLHRKSIAQMRINSRSIQDMHIFGDPSRIPIVIVERVVNAPLRSTSGNSYFIHREPKDANSLLVETHSKGTKKIHGAIPCQNGRVLKIVVFVHGFQGHHLDLRLVRNQWLLIDPKMEFLMSEVNEEKTAGDFREMGLRLAQEVTSFIKKKMDKASRSGNLKTIKLSFVGHSIGNIILRTALTESIMEPYLRFLHTYVSVSGPHLGYLYSSNSLFNSGLWLLKKLKGTPCIHQLTFTDDPDLRNTFLYKLCKQRSLENFKNIILLSSPQDGYVPYHSARIEMCQASSGDSSKKGKVFLEMLNECLDQIRAQSSEHRVFMRCDVNFDITLQGRNLNTIIGRAAHIEFLESDIFAKFVMWSFPELFT; the protein is encoded by the exons ATGTCTGTTATATTACGGCGCCTTCGATGGATGATAGCTGGTCTAAATAAAGGAACACCAGTAACCCCTAAGAGGCTGCACAGTGCTGATGTGCGGCCTGTGCCTCTTTCGCCACTGTCAAAGCAGCAACAGTTGCAACTACTCAAGTCCTATTACGAGTCAAAGTCTGAGCATAGAAAGCCTAAACAACCAATGTTGGAGGCTGTGCATGAGATTTCCATCTACATTCACCGGTTTCACAATCTTGATTTGTTCCAGCAAGG ATGGTACCAGATTAAGATTACAATGAGATGGGAAAATGGTGATGATGGGGTATTAGGAACTCCATCCAGAGTCATCCAATATGAAG CTCCTGATTTGGGTTCCGAAGATGTATATGGTGTATGGAGAATTGATGATACAGATCATAGTTTCTCCACACAGCCTTTCCGAATCAAATATGCGAGGCAGGATATTCTTCTCTCCATGATGGTCTCCTTCAACTTATCTCTGAACAAACATGAG GGCCCATCGACATCTGGTGTCATTCTGAAATTTGAGCTTTTCTATGCACCTATATTGGAGAATGG GACTAGTCTACAGGATTCCTCGGATGCTTCTCCTGCTGCAGTCCATGAATTTCGTCTTCCATCCAAAGCTCTTCTAGGGTTGCACTCTTATTGTCCTGTACATTTTGATGTTTTTCATGCAGTACTGGTTGATGTGAGTGTGCACATCAGCCTTTTGAAAAGTGGTGTTCACACTTCCTCAAAGAAGGTACCAAG TGACCCTCGTGTGGATAAAGATAGTGATAATGAAGATTACAATCTGGGAAAACAA GAAATGCTTATTAAAGCCCTTTCAAGTGCACGGGACATACTTCTTGAGGAGCTAGAAAAAATTAGCAAGGCTATAAATCAGTCTATCGATCTTACTGATTTTACTTCGAAGTTCGACGATAAACAAGCGTCCCAATTTCCTGCAAGTGCGGACACAGACTTGATGAATGATGAGGCTGCAAGAGAAGTGCCAAGCAAGATACTGAATGGCACCAAG AAACTAGAAGATGGAGTTCTCCAGTCTCAATCTAAGGATGAGTTACTCCAGTTGTATCATTCCCTTGGAGACCAAGTCTTTTACTTATGGAGTATGTTTATGAGGTTTCACAG GACTCATAAGACATCAATTATGGATTTTCTGCGTGAGCAATGGGCTATTGATCGAAGAGCTGAATGGTCAATATGGATGGTTCATTCTAAAGTTGAAATGCCTCACCAATACATAAGTAGTGACATTGATAGCTCTTCTTACCATGGTTCCCGTGGGAGAGCACCTGTCCTGCGGAAGATATCGGAGGAT CCTGCACAGACTGCAGCTATGAGAGCTGATCTTCATAGAAAAAGTATTGCACAAATGAGG ATCAACAGTCGATCTATCCAAGACATGCATATATTTGGAGATCCATCACGCATCCCAATTGTAATTGTAGAGCGTGTTGTTAATGCACCTTTGCGGTCAACAAGTGGAAATTCATACTTCATCCACCGGGAGCCAAAAGATGCAAATAGCTTGCTAGTTGAGACACACTCTAAAGGCACAAAAAAGATTCATGGCGCAATCCCATGTCAAAATGGCCGTGTTTTGAAGATTGTGGTTTTTGTCCATGGATTCCAG GGACATCATTTAGACTTGCGCCTTGTTCGAAACCAGTGGCTTTTAATAGATCCCAAGATGGAGTTTCTTATGTCAGAagttaatgaagaaaaaacagCGGGAGACTTTAGAGAAATGGGCTTAAGACTGGCACAAGAAGTAACTTCTTTCATAAAAAAGAAGATGGACAAAGCCTCAAGATCTGGAAATTTGAAGACTATTAAGCTAAGTTTTGTTGGACATTCCATTGGGAACATCATATTAAGAACAGCTTTAACAG AGAGCATCATGGAACCATATCTCAGGTTCCTTCACACGTATGTTTCTGTATCTGGTCCACATCTAGGTTACCTGTACAGTTCAAATTCTTTGTTCAATTCTGGGTTGTGGCTCTTGAAGAAGCTCAAGGGCACACCATGCATACATCAGCTTACATTTACAGATGATCCTGATCTCCGGAATACATTCTTGTACAAACTTTGCAAG CAAAGGTCCTTGGAAAATTTCaagaatattattttgttatcttcACCTCAG GATGGTTATGTTCCATATCATTCTGCAAGAATCGAGATGTGTCAAGCATCTTCAGGGGACAGCTCAAAAAAGGGAAAAGTATTTCTGGAGATGCTGAATGAATGCTTGGACCAGATACGTGCTCAGTCATCCGAGCATCGAGTATTCATGAGGTGCGATGTCAACTTTGACATAACATTGCAAGGAAGGAACTTGAATACGATAATCGGAAGGGCTGCTCATATAGAGTTCTTGGAGTCTGACATTTTTGCCAAGTTCGTAATGTGGTCATTTCCTGAGTTGTTTACATGA